AATATGTAAAATAAAAAGTAATGTATCCGGCAGGTTTTTCATCAATATATGCAACATATGCCTCATACTTTGGATTTTTGGAGAATGCATCATTTTTAAGGCGTAATTTTGCATCCTCATCAGGAGGAAGCAGTTTTTCATATTCGGCAAGTTTTTCTATTAAATATATAAATTCTGAAAAATTCTCTTCATTTATTTTTTCTATTAAAAAATCAGTCATTCTGCTCCTTATAGAATCTGCACAAAGTCAAAAATAATCTTTGCCATATCCTGCAAAATCTTTTTAGTTTTTAAAAACTATTTTAACAAAAAAGAGGCCGGTATTTTTGAAAGAAGATATTGAAGAGTGCATCTGCCAGTCCTGTGGAATGCCAATAAAAAACCAAAACGATTTTGGAACGGAAAAAGACGGACAAAAATCTCCATACTACTGCACATACTGCTACATGAAAGGCCTGTTTTTAGAGCCTGAGCTGACACCGTCTGAAATGGTCGATATCTGTGCAAAAAAATACGAAGAGAGAAAGATAATGCCATTTGATGAGGCATATGAATTAAACCTTAAGATAATTCCCGAACTGAGGCGCTGGAAGTTCAAATAAAAAACCTCTCCAGAAAATTAACGCATTAAAAACAGGGATTTAATTTTTCTTCCGTCCTGTTATACAAATCCCGAAAGGATTTTCAGATACAGAAAAATCCTCCAAGAGCTTTGTCTCTCCAAGAATTTCAGTAATTTCTTCTTTTGTATAGGCAGCATTAACAGAGGATTCAAATCCATATGCAAGGCTTTTTGGATTAACAGTTAATTTCATAGCAAAAAATAAAACTGATGAGATGTTTCGCTTCAAATCGGATATAAAAAACCGCCCCCCATCTTTTAATACGCGGTGAATTTCCAAAAAAACCCTCACAGGTTCCTCCCATTCATGAAGAGAACCGTTTGAAAAGACAAAATCAAATGACCGGGAAGAAAACGGCATAAAAAGAGCATTTCC
The genomic region above belongs to Methanomicrobium antiquum and contains:
- a CDS encoding zinc ribbon domain-containing protein, whose protein sequence is MKEDIEECICQSCGMPIKNQNDFGTEKDGQKSPYYCTYCYMKGLFLEPELTPSEMVDICAKKYEERKIMPFDEAYELNLKIIPELRRWKFK
- a CDS encoding class I SAM-dependent methyltransferase, whose amino-acid sequence is MKRKIRIPETYDGIQSPVTVSEIDIMQREMRDKNRLPTEKIIKSGMNYGLGLEIGPGPGYLGLEWLVKTKKTHLYGLEISPAMINTALKNSLDYNLSGRVSYYEGNALFMPFSSRSFDFVFSNGSLHEWEEPVRVFLEIHRVLKDGGRFFISDLKRNISSVLFFAMKLTVNPKSLAYGFESSVNAAYTKEEITEILGETKLLEDFSVSENPFGICITGRKKN